In a genomic window of Amphiprion ocellaris isolate individual 3 ecotype Okinawa chromosome 13, ASM2253959v1, whole genome shotgun sequence:
- the zgc:92242 gene encoding SH2 domain-containing protein 4A isoform X2, with product MLAKILEDMWVEPEVLEALSEEQKRILFLKMREEQVRRWKEQEEKEEREGLDNARPKKASSKHVSWLLGRDGDVSVIVIGEMDEFRSSKLFQGLMNNRLRSDNMNGIQTAELLPGREAQQLGFKEDVQLPLADDDPSTPTDQSSEEDLDSSSVDDDLKDPAEDSDSESGSSSDNLSDWVPLYRPHLSSHGNEPLKAQLSDTGRTGAQDREIVFCKKKPEGRVARLRKAFTDDLHNTSPACNKPPLPAKPAHLQNRRTSLIH from the exons ATGCTGGCTAAAATCCTGGAGGACATGTGGGTGGAGCCGGAGGTGCTGGAGGCCCTCAGCGAGGAGCAGAAGAGGATCCTCTTCCTGAAGATGAGGGAGGAGCAGGTCCGCCGCtggaaggagcaggaggagaaggaggagagggaaggacTGGACAACGCCAGGCCCAAGAAAG cttcCAGTAAACATGTGAGCTGGCTTCTCGGTCGGGACGGCGATGTGAGCGTCATCGTAATCGGAGAGATGGACGAGTTCAGGTCCTCCAAACTCTTCCAGGGCCTCATGAACAACAG ACTCCGCAGTGATAATATGAATGGCATCCAGACAGCCGAGTTGCTGCCAGGCAGAGAGGCCCAGCAGCTCGGCTTTAAAGAAGACGTCCAGCTGCCCCTCGCAGAT GATGACCCATCTACGCCGACCGACCAATCGTCCGAGGAGGACCTGGACTCCAGCAGCGTTGACGATGACCTGAAGGACCCCGCCGAGGACAGCGACAGCGAATCAGGCAGCAGCTCGGACAACCTCAGCGACTGGGTTCCTCTCTACAGGCCCCATCTTAGTAGCCATGGCAACGAGCCGCTCAAAGCCCAGCTGTCAGACACAGGGAGGACTGGTGCTCAGGACAGAG AAAttgtgttttgcaaaaagaagcCAGAAGGTCGTGTGGCTCGGCTCAGGAAAGCCTTCACAGATGATCTCCACAACACATCACCGGCCTGCAACAAACCGCCTCTACCTGCCAAACCTGCTCACCTGCAGAACAGACGCACATCACTGATCCATTAG
- the zgc:92242 gene encoding SH2 domain-containing protein 4A isoform X1 — protein sequence MLAKILEDMWVEPEVLEALSEEQKRILFLKMREEQVRRWKEQEEKEEREGLDNARPKKASSKHVSWLLGRDGDVSVIVIGEMDEFRSSKLFQGLMNNRLRSDNMNGIQTAELLPGREAQQLGFKEDVQLPLADVSDDPSTPTDQSSEEDLDSSSVDDDLKDPAEDSDSESGSSSDNLSDWVPLYRPHLSSHGNEPLKAQLSDTGRTGAQDREIVFCKKKPEGRVARLRKAFTDDLHNTSPACNKPPLPAKPAHLQNRRTSLIH from the exons ATGCTGGCTAAAATCCTGGAGGACATGTGGGTGGAGCCGGAGGTGCTGGAGGCCCTCAGCGAGGAGCAGAAGAGGATCCTCTTCCTGAAGATGAGGGAGGAGCAGGTCCGCCGCtggaaggagcaggaggagaaggaggagagggaaggacTGGACAACGCCAGGCCCAAGAAAG cttcCAGTAAACATGTGAGCTGGCTTCTCGGTCGGGACGGCGATGTGAGCGTCATCGTAATCGGAGAGATGGACGAGTTCAGGTCCTCCAAACTCTTCCAGGGCCTCATGAACAACAG ACTCCGCAGTGATAATATGAATGGCATCCAGACAGCCGAGTTGCTGCCAGGCAGAGAGGCCCAGCAGCTCGGCTTTAAAGAAGACGTCCAGCTGCCCCTCGCAGATGTTAGT GATGACCCATCTACGCCGACCGACCAATCGTCCGAGGAGGACCTGGACTCCAGCAGCGTTGACGATGACCTGAAGGACCCCGCCGAGGACAGCGACAGCGAATCAGGCAGCAGCTCGGACAACCTCAGCGACTGGGTTCCTCTCTACAGGCCCCATCTTAGTAGCCATGGCAACGAGCCGCTCAAAGCCCAGCTGTCAGACACAGGGAGGACTGGTGCTCAGGACAGAG AAAttgtgttttgcaaaaagaagcCAGAAGGTCGTGTGGCTCGGCTCAGGAAAGCCTTCACAGATGATCTCCACAACACATCACCGGCCTGCAACAAACCGCCTCTACCTGCCAAACCTGCTCACCTGCAGAACAGACGCACATCACTGATCCATTAG